In Hevea brasiliensis isolate MT/VB/25A 57/8 chromosome 13, ASM3005281v1, whole genome shotgun sequence, a single genomic region encodes these proteins:
- the LOC131172153 gene encoding polygalacturonase-like — MFDFLTKSIVRGVTSWAARISMSMLWGQRYLRHFTIIAPGHSVNTDGIHIGRSKRINIIDSDIITGDDCISIGDGSQQIRITKVRCGQGHGISVGSLGKCEKEDHVVGIFVRNCTISTDNGVRIKTWLCITWTINSTDVNFEDIIMKNVDNPILIDQVYCPWNQCNPKVKINNVSLKNIKGTSTTPIALRLNCSSIVPCEKVELANINLKYIG, encoded by the exons ATGTTCGATTTCCTCACCAAAAGCATAGTTCGAGGCGTAACTTCCTGGGCGGCAAGAATTTCCATGTCAATGTTATGGGGCCAGCGTTACCTTCGGCACTTTACTATCATTGCACCGGGACATAGCGTCAACACAGATGGAATTCACATTGGACGATCAAAGAGGATCAATATCATTGATTCAGACATTATCACCGGTGATGATTGCATCTCAATTGGAGATGGGAGCCAACAAATACGAATCACGAAAGTAAGATGCGGGCAGGGCCATGGCATTAGTGTAGGAAGTTTAGGGAAATGCGAGAAGGAAGACCACGTGGTTGGAATTTTTGTAAGGAATTGCACGATCTCGACAGATAATGGTGTGAGAATTAAGACTTGGCTTTGCATTACATG GACAATCAATTCCACGGATGTTAAT TTTGAAGACATTATCATGAAAAATGTCGACAATCCTATCCTCATTGATCAAGTGTATTGCCCATGGAATCAATGCAATccaaag GTAAAGATCAACAACGTTAGCTTAAAGAATATTAAGGGCACTTCAACAACTCCCATAGCCCTTCGACTTAACTGTAGTAGCATCGTCCCGTGCGAGAAGGTTGAGCTTGCTAACATTAACCTCAAGTACATTGGGTAA